The Gemmatimonas sp. genomic sequence GAACACGGCGTCGCGCTGCTGACGTCGCTCGACCGTCCCGCCTTTGCCGTGCGCGATCTCGCGCTGGCCGAGTGGGGCCGCAAGGAAATCCGCCTCGCCGAGCAGGAGATGCCCGGCCTCATGGCGCTGCGCGCGGAGTTCGCCGGCAAGGCGCCGCTCACGGGCGCCAAGATCATGGGCTCGCTGCACATGACGGTGCAGACGGCGGTCCTCATCGAGACGCTCGTGGCGCTCGGCGCCGACGTGCGCTGGGTGTCGTGCAACATCTTCTCCACGCAGGATCATGCGGCCGCCGCGGTGGCCGTGGGCCCCACCGGCACGGTGGAAAACCCCAAGGGCACGCCGGTGTTCGCGTGGAAGGGGGAGACGCTCGAGGAATACTGGTGGTGCACCGAGCAGGCGCTCATGTGGCCCGACGGCACGGGCCCGAACCTGCTGCTCGACGACGGTGGCGATGCCACGCTGCTCGTGCACAAGGGCACCGAGTACGAGGCGGCCGGCGCGGTGCCGGGCTTCGACAGCGACAATGAGCCGGAAGAGTGGGGCGTGATTCTCGACCTGCTGCGTGCGGAGCAGCAGAAGAATCCCGGCCGCTGGACCAAGGTGCTCGCCGGCATTCGCGGGGTGTCGGAAGAGACCACCACGGGCGTGCATCGCCTGTACGAGATGGAGCGCGCCGGCACGCTGGCCTTCCCAGCCATCAACGTGAACGATGCGGTGACCAAGTCGAAGTTCGACAACCTGTACGGCTGCCGTCACTCCGTGGTGGACGGGCTCAACCGCGCCACCGACGTGATGCTTGCCGGCAAGATCGTGGTGGTGCTGGGCTACGGCGACGTGGGCAAGGGGTGCGCGCAGGCGCTCAAGGGCCAGGGCGCCCGCGTGATCGTCACGGAAATCGATCCCATCTGCGCGCTGCAGGCGGCGCTCGAGGGGTATCAGGTCACCACGCTTGAAGACATCGTGGAGCAGGCGGACATCTTCGTGAGCGCGACGGGCAACAAGAACGTCATTACGGTCGAGCACATGAGCCGCATGAAGGACAAGGCCATCGTGAGCAACATCGGCCACTTCGACAACGAGATCGACATGGCCGGTCTCAAGAAGGTCGAAGGGATGAAGCGCATCAACATCAAGCCGCAGTACGACGAGTTCGTGCTGCCGAACGGCCGCTCCATTCTCATCCTAGCCGAAGGGCGTCTCATGAACCTCGGCTGCGCCACGGGCCACCCGAGCTTCGTGATGAGTGCCAGCTTCAGCAATCAGGTGCTGGCGCAGCTCGAGCTGCACGCCAACGCCGACCAGTACGCGAAGAAGGTGTACACGCTGCCCAAGCATCTCGACGAGAAGGTGGCGCGTCTGCATCTGGACAAGCTGGGCGTGAAGCTCACGCAGCTCACGCCCGATCAGGCGGCGTACATCGGCGTGGACATGCAGGGACCGTACAAGGCGGCGCACTACAAGTACTGAGAGACAGGGAGCAGGAGGCAGGGAGCAGGAAGTGGTGTCGAGGCGCCGTCACGATGCTCGTGGCGGCGCCTCGGTAGTTTCGGTGTTATGCTCAAGCCATGAGGAAATCACTGACATTGGGCGCGAGTGTGCTTTCACTGATTCCGCTGCTGCTGGGGGCGCAGTCCACCCGGCCGGCGCGTATCAGCGGCACGGTATTCGACAGCACGCTCAGTGCGCCGCTCGGGCAGGCCACGGTGGACGTCGTGGACGCGAATGATCCGCTTCGGCTGTGGACCACCACCACCGATGCCAAGGGCGAGTTCACCTTCGAGGCGTTGCCACCGGGCCGCTACGCCGTGGCGGTGTCGCATCCGCGGCTCGACGCCCTCGGCATTCGGCAACTGTCCCGTGGCGTCGCGGTACGGGCCGGCGAACGCGAACGTGTGCGCCTGGGCGTGCCGTCAGCGCCCACGCTCATTGGCCAGGTGTGCGGTGACAGCATCGTGGGGCAGCGTCTCGGTTATGTGCGCGGCGTGTTGCGCGATGCCGACCGCGCCCCGTTGGCGGTGTCCGGCACCGTGCGGCTGCATTGGCTCGAGCTGTCCATTGCCGAAGGGGGCATCGGGCGGCAGATCGCCTCGGTCGAGGCGCGCGCCGACGACAGCGGCCGTTTCACCGCCTGCGGCGTGCCAGCCGAAGGGGTGCTGCAACTGCGTGCCTGGAGTGGCGGCGATTCCACCGGGGTACTGGAGCTGAGTGTACCGTACAACGGCATCCTGCTGCGCGACCTGTACGTGGGGCGCGGCCGTACGGCCACCGTGGCGTGGCGTGACTCCGTTCCGCTCACGACCGCGGAGGCTATCGCCGACACCGGGGCCGTGGAAGTGCGCGTGCGCCGCGGCGATGGCATCCTGCGGGGCACGACACGTGCCGGCGAAGGCACGGCGGTCTCTGATGTGCGCGTGTCGGTGTGGGGAACGGGCCTCGGCGTGCGCACCACGGCCGAGGGGCAGTTCTTTCTCAACGACTTGCCACTGGGCTCACATACGGTGGACGTGCGCGCGATCGGGTATCTGCCCACCCGCCAGATCGTGGATGTGCTGCCCGGCGACAGCGGACGGATCGAGTTCAACCTCGATCGCATGGCACGGCTCGACACGATCCGCATCATGGCCACGCGCGAGCAGATCCTCGAGCGGCGCCTCGCCGAGTTCGAGCTCAATCGCAAGACGCGCGGCATGGGCCGCTTCATTGCGCCCGAGGCCCTCGAGCGGCATCCGCCGCTGCGTGTGGCCGACATGTTTCGCACCATCCCGGGGCTGCGTGTGGTACCGGCGGCCGGGGGCGACGTGGTGGTCATGCGCGGGCAGTCATTCGGCCAGTGGTGTGCGCCCGAGTTGTGGATCGATGGCGTTCGCACGGTGACCAACATGGGGCTCGACGTGCTGGTGAATGCGCAGGATGTGCTGGCCGCGGAGGTGTACAACAGTGGCGCCGCCGTGCCGGCGCAGCTGGCAGGGTTCACCGGGTGCGGGGCCATCGTGCTGCATACGGGCATGCGGGAGCGCGCCAAACGCTGACATTGGAGATGGACGTTTCCGGTACCTCTCCCCGTCGGGCTCGGTCGTGGCGCGTCGCGATGCCATCGACCGTGTGGCTGCTGGCGCTGAGCCTGGCGCCGTGCGCCGTGCACGCGCAGGTGCCGGCGGCACCGCCGCCGCAGGTGTTGCCGCGGCGAGTGCTGCCGGGTGATTCGTCGCTGCGCCCACTGCCGGCGCTGCATGACTCGGTGCGCTACACGCTCACCATGTACCGGGATGCCGACGAGATTCCGGTGGGGCGCCTCACGGAGCTGTGGCGCACCGACAGTGCGAGCGGCACGGCGCTGGTGTTGCGCGTGCAGCGCCTGCAGCGCGCCACGATGCAGCTCATCGACTCCACGTGGACCGATGCGCGCACGCTGGCGCCGCGCGCCCGTCGCTCGCTGCAGCAGACCCGTCGCGTGCTGCTGGAGTTCAGCGGCGCGCGGGTGAAGGGCTCGCTCGCGCCGCTCGACGCACCGCCGGTACCGCTCGATACGACACTGCGCCTCGCGCCCTTCGACGCCGGCAACTGGGAGATCGTGCTGCGCGCGCTGCCGCTGGCAATCGGGTACGCCGCGCGCTTGCCGGTATACGACCTCGATGGCGGCCTGCGCGAGTATTTGGTGCAGGTGACCGGCCAGACCACCATCCAGGGGGAAGCCGCGCACGTGGTGGTGCTCACCCTCGCCCGCAATCGTGAGTCGGTGGTGTGGGTGAGTGCGGAAACCGGCCAGGTGCTGCAGATCGAAACGATGCTGGGGGAGACGACCCTGCTGCGGCAGGTGCGGGTGCGTCCCTGACGTGCTCCGGCCTCAGAAGGTTCGCCCGATTTCGAATACCAGACCGTCGCCGCGTGTCCCCGGCGTGTTGGTCAGCTTGTAGCCGAGGATGACGACCGTGCGGCCACGGTGGTAGTTGAAGCCCGGCACGAAATCGGCGAATTCGTGCTGCCCGGCCCACCACTCTCCCAGCAGCGTGATGTCGTGCAGCGTGTGCCCCAGCGCCCCCGGCAACGCGGCGAGCGGCTGTTCGAAGCTGCCCATGAAGTGGGTGGTGGACTTGCCGAACATGGCCTTGGGGCCGTCGCTCACCCCCGCCATGAGGCGGGTGCGCAGCACGGGCAGCCGCACGCTCGACTGCAGGTAGCTCCACACCCCCAGTCGTTCGCCTCGCAGCGGAATGGCGACCATCTGTCCTGCGCCCACCTTGGCTTCCCACTGGGGGGCGCGGGTGGCCAACCCAGGGATGTCGGCGGCCCCCTTCCACCCTACCCCAAGGGTGGCGAGGCGTTTGAGCGGGGTGCCGACGTTGTAGGCGGTCACGGCGAGCTCGACATGTCTCGTCACGCCGTAGGTGACGAAGTGGGTCGTCTGCCAGAAGCTGGTGTCACCCCAGGAACGGATTTGGGACTCGTGCAGGGCGAACACCCGACCCTTGGGTGTCTGATCTATTGATGGCGCGTTGATGACGGTTTGCTGTGCGAAAGCAGGTCGAATCGAGGCCAAGGATACCAGGGCGAGACCGAGCGCGCGCAGCAGGCGAGACGTCCTGCGGCGGGAGACCGAACCAGGCAACATGGGGCAAACGGCGAGGCGTGAGCGAACGACGCCATGGACGCCACCAGGGGGCGCGCGACAGACCACGGCACGAAGGACGTGCGGTGGTCTCGCGCGCTGCGGTGCTCTGTCGAGTCACTCCGCAGGCGGGCAACCGGAGGCCAGTGGCCTCGTATTGACGATTGCCCGCTCCGCCGGCGCTGCCGGCGGATGGCTACTCCCCAGCCAACGGCGGGGAACCTAGAACGTCCTGTCCCGTCAGTCAACGGGCCCGTTCCGTCACGCGGCGGCCGCTACATGGGCTTCCGCACGATCACGCCGATCACGATGAAGAAGAGCAGGACGGTCGGGACTTCGTTGATCCAGCGGCACGCGGTCTCGCTGAGGAAGTAGTCCTTGGCGAGGAAGCGCTTGCGGGTGTGCGAGGCGAAGCCGTGGTAGCCGAGCAGGAAGACGATGGCCCCCAGCTTCATGTGCATCCACGGCATGCG encodes the following:
- the ahcY gene encoding adenosylhomocysteinase, coding for MTEHGVALLTSLDRPAFAVRDLALAEWGRKEIRLAEQEMPGLMALRAEFAGKAPLTGAKIMGSLHMTVQTAVLIETLVALGADVRWVSCNIFSTQDHAAAAVAVGPTGTVENPKGTPVFAWKGETLEEYWWCTEQALMWPDGTGPNLLLDDGGDATLLVHKGTEYEAAGAVPGFDSDNEPEEWGVILDLLRAEQQKNPGRWTKVLAGIRGVSEETTTGVHRLYEMERAGTLAFPAINVNDAVTKSKFDNLYGCRHSVVDGLNRATDVMLAGKIVVVLGYGDVGKGCAQALKGQGARVIVTEIDPICALQAALEGYQVTTLEDIVEQADIFVSATGNKNVITVEHMSRMKDKAIVSNIGHFDNEIDMAGLKKVEGMKRINIKPQYDEFVLPNGRSILILAEGRLMNLGCATGHPSFVMSASFSNQVLAQLELHANADQYAKKVYTLPKHLDEKVARLHLDKLGVKLTQLTPDQAAYIGVDMQGPYKAAHYKY
- a CDS encoding carboxypeptidase regulatory-like domain-containing protein, yielding MRKSLTLGASVLSLIPLLLGAQSTRPARISGTVFDSTLSAPLGQATVDVVDANDPLRLWTTTTDAKGEFTFEALPPGRYAVAVSHPRLDALGIRQLSRGVAVRAGERERVRLGVPSAPTLIGQVCGDSIVGQRLGYVRGVLRDADRAPLAVSGTVRLHWLELSIAEGGIGRQIASVEARADDSGRFTACGVPAEGVLQLRAWSGGDSTGVLELSVPYNGILLRDLYVGRGRTATVAWRDSVPLTTAEAIADTGAVEVRVRRGDGILRGTTRAGEGTAVSDVRVSVWGTGLGVRTTAEGQFFLNDLPLGSHTVDVRAIGYLPTRQIVDVLPGDSGRIEFNLDRMARLDTIRIMATREQILERRLAEFELNRKTRGMGRFIAPEALERHPPLRVADMFRTIPGLRVVPAAGGDVVVMRGQSFGQWCAPELWIDGVRTVTNMGLDVLVNAQDVLAAEVYNSGAAVPAQLAGFTGCGAIVLHTGMRERAKR